The region TGTAGATCACGTCGGGCCGCGGGTAGTAGCGCCGCGTCTGCGCGCCGACCTCGGCGACTCCGCGCCCGGCTCCGACGAGCGTCAGCGTCTCCTGAAGCGTTGCCTGCGGCTCGATAAGCGTCGTCCGCGCCACATCCGCGAGTGAGACCGTCTCGCGGCGCGCGTAGGGATGCCCCAGCGCCACCGCGAGCATCCGCGTCTCGCTCACCAATGTCGGGCCCTGAGCCAGTCCCGGTGTCCGGATACTGAGAACCAGGTCGGCCTCGTCGTCGTTGAGCCATGGCTCCACATCGCCGAACTGCGCCTCGCGGAGCACCACTTCGCAGTCCGGATGCCGTTTGCCGAACGCCTCCGTCGCCCCGACCAGCAACTGCCCGCCGGCCGCCCCGACGAACGCCACCCGCAGCGTCCCGCTGACGCCGCGGCCGGCCTCGATCGTCCGCGTGACGGCCTCGGTGATCGCGGTCCAGGCCGGGCGCGCCTCGGCGTACAGGGCTCGGCCCGCCGGGGTCAGCTCGACGTGGCGGCTGGTGCGGTGGAAGAGCCGGACGCCGAGGCGGCGCTCCAGCTTCGCGATGGTCTGGCTGACCCGGGCCGGGGAGACGTGCAGCAGCTCGGCGGTGCGGCCGAAGTGCAGCTGCTCGGCCAGGGTGAGGAAGGTGTCGAGCTCGTGGCGTTCCAGCATGGCCGTCGGATCCGATCGTTAAGCGTGACTTACCGATCATGACACAAGCGGCCCTTGGCCGGCCCGGCGTGGCGGCCGACCATGAAGGCATGGACATCACGATCAACGAACTCCGCGACCGCCTGGAAATCGCCGACGCGCTCTACCGTTTCGGCCTCGGCCAGGACACCCAGGACCCGGACTTGTTCGCCTCCGCCTGGACCGAGGACGCCGAACTGGACTTCCGTCCGGCGGCGGCCAAGTGGGGCGGCACCCCGCCGGTCATGGTCGGCCGGGACACGATCGTCACCACGATCCTGACCGGTTTCGCCGGCCGCGTGGACACCACGCACCAGGTGACGAACGTGCGCACGGAGGTCGACGGCGACACCGCGCACGCCACCGCGCTGGTCGAGGCCCAGCATCTGCTCACCGCCGACCACGGCACGCACGCGCTGCTGAAGAACCCTTACACCGTCGAGCTGGTGCGCGACGGCTCCCGCTGGCTGATCCGCCGGATGCGCATCGAGAACACCTGGTTCACCGGCGATCCGGTGGCGATCTTCGGGGGCTGACGGCTGACGGCTGACGGCTGACGGCTGACGGCTGACGGCCGCCAGGAGACGCGAAACGGCTGTGGCCGCCCCACGAGGGGCGGCCACAGCCGCTCGCACAGCCTTCAAGCGCTTTCAGGCCCTTCGGGACCCTTCCGCGGACCTACCCCGCGGCCGCCGGGCTCGTCACGAACCCGATCGGCACCTCCACCGGCGTCCCCGAACCGTCGCGCCGGGGGTCCAGACCGGGCAGCGGGGTCGGCGTCCCGTTCTCCGTGCACGCGTAGACCGGCGCGTTCACCGCCCACGCGGCCACCAGCCGGTGCTCGCCCTTCAGGAAGCGCTGGCAGCGCACGCCGCCGGTGGCCCGGCCCTTGGTCGGGTACAGGTCGTACGGCGTGGCCTTGATCGTGGTCGCGGTGTCGACCAGGGCGTCGTCCGAACCGGCCATGGAGATCACCAGGCCGTCCTGGCCCGGGTCGACCGCGCCGAAGAAGATCACCGAGGCGTCGTCGCCGAGCGTGATGCCGGCCATGCCGCCGGCCGGGCAGCCCTGCGGGCGGACCAGGGCGGCCGAGTACTTCAGGAGCTGCGCGTCGTCGGTGATGAAGACCAGCTCCTCCTCTCCGGTGCGCAGTTCCGTGGCGCCGATCAGGGTGTCGCCGTCCTTGAGCGTGATCACCTCGAAGGTGTCGCGGTTCCTCGGATAGTCCGGGACCACCCGCTTGACCACGCCCTGGAGCGTGCCCAGGGCCAGGCCCGGGGACTCGGGGTTCAGCGAGCACAGGCACAGCACGCGCTCGTCCTCGTCCAGCCGGACGAACTCCGACACCGGGGCGCCGCCGGCCAGGCTCGGCGCCGCCTTCGCGGCCGCCTCCGGCAGCACCGGCAGGTCGATCACCGGGAACCGGATCAGCCGGCCGGCCGTGGTCACCGCGCCGACCTCGCCCCTTATCGTCGAGGTCACGAGCGAGGCGACGGCGTCGTTCTTGCCGCGCTCGCCGCCGGTGCCGATCTTCGTCGCGCCGGAGGCGGTGCGGGCCAGCAGGCCGGTGGCCGACAGCAGGACCACCACCGGGTCGTCGCTGATCTCCAGCGGCCGGGCCTCGAACACCGGCAGCGCGCCCTCGACCAGCACGCTGCGGCGCGGGGTGGCGAACTGCTTGGAGATGGCGGCCAGCTCGTCGGAGACCACCTTGCGCAGCAGGGTGTCGGACTCCAGGATCGCCGTCAGGTCCCTGATCTCGCCGGTCAGCTTGTCCCGCTCGGACTCCAGCTCCAGGGAGTCGAAGCGGGTCAGGCGGCGCAGTGGGGTGTCCAGGATGTACGTGGCCTGCTTGTCCGACAGCGCGAACGCGGCCATCAGGTTATCCTTGGCCGCCGCCGCGTCGTCGCTCTCGCGGATGATGCGGATCACCCGGTCGATGTCGATCAGCGCGATCAGCAGGCCCTCGACCAGGTGCAGCCGGTCCATCCGCTTGGTGCGGCGGAACTCGGTGCGCCGCCGGACCACCTCGAAGCGGTGGTCCAGGTAGACCTCCAGCAGCTCCTTCAGGCCCAGCGTGAGCGGCTGGCCGTCGACCAGCGCCACGTTGTTGATGCCGAAGGACTCCTCCAGCGGCGTGAGCTTGTACAGCTGTTCCAGGACCGCCTCGGGGTTGAACCCGGCCTTGATCTCGATGACCAGCTTCAGGCCGTTGAACCGGTCCGAGAGGTCCTTCAGGTCGGTGATGCCCTGGATCTTCTTGGCCTGCACCAGCTCCTTGACCTTGCCGATCACCTTCTCCGGGCCGGTGTTGAAGGGCAGCTCGGTGACCACGATGCCCTCGCGGCGCGCGGTGACCTTCTCGATCTTGGCGGTGGCGCGCATCTTGAACACGCCGCGGCCGCTCTCGTAGGCGTCCCGGATGCCCTGCTCGCCGATGATCTGGCCGCCGGTGGGCAGGTCCGGGCCCGGGACGAACCGCATCAGGTCGTCCAGGGTGGCGTTCGGGTGCTTGATCAGGTGCCGGGCCGCGGCCACCACCTCGCCGAGGTTGTGCGGCGCCATGTTGGTGGCCATGCCGACCGCGATCCCGGCCGCGCCGTTGACCAGCAGGTTCGGGAAGGCCGCCGGCAGAACCTGTGGTTCCTGTTCCTGGCCGTCGTAGTTGGGCCCGAACTCGACCGTGTCCTCGTCGATGGAGTCGGTCATTATCATCGCCGCGGGCGACAGCCGGGCCTCGGTGTACCGCATGGCGGCCGGCGGGTCGTCGCCGCCGAGCGAGCCGAAGTTGCCGTGCCCGTCGACCAGCGGGATGCGCATCGCCCACGACTGCGCCATGCGCACCAGCGAGTCGTAGATCGCGGTGTCCGAGTGCGGGTGCAGCTTGCCCATCACGTCGCCGACGACGCGCGCGCTCTTGACGTACCCGCGGTCCGGCCGCAGGCCCATGTCGTTCATCTGGAACAGGATGCGGCGGTGGACCGGCTTGAGTCCGTCGCGCGCGTCGGGCAGGGCGCGCGAGTAGATGACCGAGTACGCGTATTCCCGGTACGAGTCGGAGAGCTCGTCGGCGACGTCCACGTCGATGATGCGCTCTTCGAAGTCCTCGTCGGGCTCGGGTGTGGTGCTGCGGCGTGCCATCTTCGTGCGGCTCCTGCTTCTCGCGCGGCGATGCGGGTGACGCCCTATTGTTGCGCGTCGCTCCGACACCTGGGCGCAGGAGGGCGTACCCGTCCGCTGTCCGCCCACAGCGATCGTCGGCAACAATCGGGAGATAACGCCCCGGCCCGTCACGCTTCAGTGGGGCATGAGGCCCGCATGCGGGCCCGCAAGTGTCAGGATGGACTCATGCCCAACTCCAAGCCGCCCACCCCGTCGAACCTCATCGCCGCCATCGAGCGCAGCGGCTACTACCCCGCGCTGGTGGCCGAGGCGGTCGAGGACGCGGTCGGCTCCGAGGCGGTGCTCGGCCACCTCGTGCACCAGGAGACCACCTTTGACGCCGACGAGGTGCGAAGGCACGTCACCGTGCTGGCCGTGACCCCGACGCGGCTGATCGCCGGGCACACCGACG is a window of Catenulispora sp. MAP5-51 DNA encoding:
- a CDS encoding DNA topoisomerase (ATP-hydrolyzing) subunit A; translated protein: MARRSTTPEPDEDFEERIIDVDVADELSDSYREYAYSVIYSRALPDARDGLKPVHRRILFQMNDMGLRPDRGYVKSARVVGDVMGKLHPHSDTAIYDSLVRMAQSWAMRIPLVDGHGNFGSLGGDDPPAAMRYTEARLSPAAMIMTDSIDEDTVEFGPNYDGQEQEPQVLPAAFPNLLVNGAAGIAVGMATNMAPHNLGEVVAAARHLIKHPNATLDDLMRFVPGPDLPTGGQIIGEQGIRDAYESGRGVFKMRATAKIEKVTARREGIVVTELPFNTGPEKVIGKVKELVQAKKIQGITDLKDLSDRFNGLKLVIEIKAGFNPEAVLEQLYKLTPLEESFGINNVALVDGQPLTLGLKELLEVYLDHRFEVVRRRTEFRRTKRMDRLHLVEGLLIALIDIDRVIRIIRESDDAAAAKDNLMAAFALSDKQATYILDTPLRRLTRFDSLELESERDKLTGEIRDLTAILESDTLLRKVVSDELAAISKQFATPRRSVLVEGALPVFEARPLEISDDPVVVLLSATGLLARTASGATKIGTGGERGKNDAVASLVTSTIRGEVGAVTTAGRLIRFPVIDLPVLPEAAAKAAPSLAGGAPVSEFVRLDEDERVLCLCSLNPESPGLALGTLQGVVKRVVPDYPRNRDTFEVITLKDGDTLIGATELRTGEEELVFITDDAQLLKYSAALVRPQGCPAGGMAGITLGDDASVIFFGAVDPGQDGLVISMAGSDDALVDTATTIKATPYDLYPTKGRATGGVRCQRFLKGEHRLVAAWAVNAPVYACTENGTPTPLPGLDPRRDGSGTPVEVPIGFVTSPAAAG
- a CDS encoding LysR family transcriptional regulator, producing the protein MLERHELDTFLTLAEQLHFGRTAELLHVSPARVSQTIAKLERRLGVRLFHRTSRHVELTPAGRALYAEARPAWTAITEAVTRTIEAGRGVSGTLRVAFVGAAGGQLLVGATEAFGKRHPDCEVVLREAQFGDVEPWLNDDEADLVLSIRTPGLAQGPTLVSETRMLAVALGHPYARRETVSLADVARTTLIEPQATLQETLTLVGAGRGVAEVGAQTRRYYPRPDVIYIPIRDAPPVEWCLMWHGDRETARVRAFSQVADELVHSSD
- a CDS encoding nuclear transport factor 2 family protein produces the protein MDITINELRDRLEIADALYRFGLGQDTQDPDLFASAWTEDAELDFRPAAAKWGGTPPVMVGRDTIVTTILTGFAGRVDTTHQVTNVRTEVDGDTAHATALVEAQHLLTADHGTHALLKNPYTVELVRDGSRWLIRRMRIENTWFTGDPVAIFGG